A stretch of the Flavobacterium sp. 5 genome encodes the following:
- a CDS encoding GNAT family N-acetyltransferase has translation MTRKANIQDLDQLTNLFDQYVVFYKNSSNYEKHHTYLKERLENNEAVIFVACDDENPDKIIGFALIYVTFSSLALNKILILNDLFVDPLARKKGIGEKLISQTEAFAKELGAHTIRLRTAKSNNIAQKLYHKMGFVREDYLYSYDLTVS, from the coding sequence ATGACACGAAAAGCAAACATTCAAGACTTAGATCAATTAACAAATCTATTTGATCAATATGTTGTTTTTTATAAAAATTCATCTAATTATGAAAAGCACCATACTTATCTAAAAGAAAGATTAGAGAACAATGAAGCAGTCATTTTTGTAGCCTGTGATGATGAAAATCCAGATAAAATTATTGGTTTTGCACTCATCTATGTCACTTTTTCTTCATTGGCACTCAATAAAATACTAATCCTAAATGATCTTTTTGTAGATCCTTTAGCAAGAAAAAAAGGAATAGGTGAAAAATTAATTTCACAAACAGAAGCTTTTGCTAAAGAATTGGGGGCTCATACCATTCGTTTAAGAACTGCTAAAAGCAATAATATAGCTCAAAAATTATATCATAAAATGGGATTTGTAAGAGAAGATTACCTTTATAGTTACGACCTTACAGTTTCATAA
- a CDS encoding ATP-binding protein, whose translation MKLTLKLTTYFKLVLLIIGICSLFLLLFSSLYLYTVQQENDVFKANSNQYKKEVKRLFDFNSKTQIVTINDLTYWDSLVNFTKTKDTLWFKKYIANEFPTYEVDYISVYGLDKKFITSIAKPDFKSKDFIPEQAMKNLYKSKFSRFYFRIPSGVVEVLGGTIHGSNDPKKTKTKPSGYMFMARLLDKAYFKNLEDICSSKIYIFNDVDTDTIEDKKVSSLIKLENYDNVAVAKLLFERPSYLNFERTKELLLIIVIATLIGLIAAIYYSRKWVYKPLRLVTNILETDREISISLLKREPGEFGHIGNLFEDHRKNRFQLEKSKEKAEESDKLKSTFLANLSHEIRTPMNAIIGFSDLLLNESLSEDLKKKYLKIINSSGKSLVSIIEDLIEMSKIDAKLILPNYKGLDIEKCINELYNTLKVTIPEDKSIDFYVIKSTDRFENDILTDEVKLKQIIVNLLTNAIKFTDNGHVAFGYSINKEDHLLEFRVEDTGIGISKKDLKVVFDRFRRVDDDYSISLSGLGLGLSISKAYIEMLGGEIKVESVYGGGSVFKFTIPLIYEEYAIENSVIKEECTNKNSDSKTILVAEDDNINFLLLKTILELKKHTVLRARNGQEVVDINASNLEIDLIFMDIKMPVLDGYEAFEMIKKENPNRIVIAQTAHSSSEVKEKIMKAGFSGYITKPLDKEKIYEIINKVYQNNSIF comes from the coding sequence ATGAAATTAACATTAAAATTAACGACTTATTTTAAATTAGTATTGTTAATCATTGGTATTTGTTCACTCTTTTTATTATTGTTTAGCTCTCTTTATTTATATACAGTTCAACAAGAAAATGATGTTTTCAAAGCCAATTCAAATCAATATAAAAAGGAAGTTAAACGGTTATTTGATTTTAATTCAAAAACACAAATTGTTACTATAAATGATCTTACCTATTGGGATTCTTTAGTCAATTTTACAAAAACAAAAGATACACTTTGGTTTAAAAAATATATCGCTAACGAATTTCCTACTTATGAAGTAGATTATATTTCGGTTTATGGTCTAGATAAAAAGTTTATTACAAGCATTGCAAAGCCTGATTTTAAATCTAAGGATTTTATACCAGAACAGGCTATGAAAAATTTATATAAATCTAAATTTTCTCGGTTCTATTTTAGGATTCCTTCAGGCGTAGTTGAAGTACTTGGTGGGACTATTCATGGTTCAAATGATCCAAAAAAAACTAAAACAAAGCCATCTGGATATATGTTCATGGCTCGGTTATTGGATAAAGCCTATTTTAAAAATTTAGAAGATATTTGTAGCTCCAAAATTTATATTTTTAATGATGTAGATACTGACACAATTGAAGATAAAAAAGTATCTTCTTTAATAAAACTTGAAAATTATGATAATGTTGCGGTTGCAAAATTATTATTTGAGAGGCCTTCATATCTCAATTTTGAAAGAACCAAAGAGTTATTATTAATTATAGTTATTGCTACTTTAATAGGACTAATTGCTGCTATTTATTATTCGAGAAAATGGGTTTATAAGCCGTTACGTTTGGTAACTAATATTTTAGAGACAGATCGTGAGATTTCAATTAGTTTACTAAAAAGGGAACCAGGTGAATTTGGACACATCGGAAATTTATTTGAAGATCATAGAAAGAATCGTTTTCAATTGGAAAAGTCGAAAGAAAAAGCAGAGGAAAGCGATAAATTAAAATCTACTTTTTTGGCTAATTTGTCCCATGAAATTAGAACACCGATGAATGCTATTATTGGATTTTCAGATTTACTGTTAAATGAAAGTTTAAGCGAAGATTTAAAAAAGAAGTATTTGAAAATAATTAATAGTAGCGGAAAAAGTTTAGTGTCTATTATTGAAGACTTAATTGAAATGTCAAAGATTGACGCCAAACTAATACTCCCCAATTATAAAGGTTTGGATATTGAAAAATGTATTAATGAGTTATATAATACGTTAAAAGTGACTATTCCAGAAGATAAAAGTATTGATTTTTATGTTATCAAAAGTACTGATAGATTTGAGAATGATATTTTGACTGACGAAGTAAAGTTGAAACAAATAATAGTTAATTTGCTTACAAATGCAATAAAATTTACCGACAATGGTCATGTTGCTTTTGGTTATTCAATAAATAAGGAAGATCATTTGTTAGAATTTAGAGTTGAAGATACAGGCATAGGAATTAGTAAAAAAGATTTGAAAGTAGTTTTTGATCGATTTCGAAGAGTCGATGATGATTATTCGATATCTCTCAGTGGATTAGGATTGGGTTTGTCTATTTCTAAGGCCTATATTGAAATGTTGGGCGGAGAAATTAAGGTAGAATCAGTTTATGGAGGAGGTTCAGTTTTTAAATTTACAATTCCATTGATTTATGAAGAGTATGCTATTGAAAATAGTGTAATCAAAGAAGAATGCACTAATAAGAATTCTGATTCCAAAACTATTTTAGTAGCTGAAGATGATAATATTAATTTTCTATTATTAAAAACAATATTAGAATTAAAAAAACATACTGTTTTGAGAGCAAGAAACGGTCAAGAAGTAGTGGATATTAATGCGTCAAATTTAGAAATAGATTTGATTTTTATGGATATTAAAATGCCAGTTTTAGATGGGTATGAAGCCTTTGAAATGATTAAAAAAGAAAACCCAAATCGAATTGTAATTGCTCAAACAGCACATTCATCTTCAGAAGTGAAAGAAAAAATCATGAAAGCTGGATTTTCAGGATATATAACAAAACCTTTAGATAAAGAGAAGATCTATGAAATAATTAATAAAGTGTATCAAAACAATTCTATATTTTAA